A single Silvibacterium dinghuense DNA region contains:
- a CDS encoding DUF4126 domain-containing protein: MTPAFTPGFTPSSIAALVIAVSFAAGLNVYATVLTLGLLARAHWVMLPPGLESLGHWWVIGVAGALFAAEFVADKIPGFDLLWNALHTFIRIPVAALMAYHATAQLSPQMQILAAACGGVIALVTHSSKTAVRAAVTPSPEPFSNIALSTGEDIGVVSLTWLATQHPWVAAGIALALLAVAMLAARWLAQWIGRWLRQMRNRPSPAAQA, translated from the coding sequence ATGACGCCTGCCTTTACTCCCGGTTTTACTCCCAGTTCGATTGCCGCGCTGGTCATCGCCGTCAGCTTCGCCGCCGGGCTGAACGTTTATGCCACGGTTCTTACTCTGGGGCTGCTGGCGCGCGCGCACTGGGTCATGTTGCCGCCGGGGCTCGAAAGCCTGGGTCACTGGTGGGTAATCGGCGTAGCGGGAGCCCTCTTTGCCGCCGAGTTCGTTGCGGATAAGATTCCTGGTTTCGATCTGCTCTGGAACGCGCTGCACACCTTCATTCGTATTCCGGTGGCCGCGCTCATGGCCTACCATGCCACCGCGCAGCTCTCGCCGCAGATGCAGATCCTGGCCGCAGCTTGCGGCGGAGTCATTGCGCTGGTGACGCACAGCTCGAAGACGGCGGTCCGCGCAGCCGTCACGCCCAGCCCCGAGCCGTTCTCGAACATTGCGCTGAGCACCGGTGAGGATATCGGCGTGGTGAGCCTGACATGGCTTGCGACGCAGCATCCCTGGGTCGCGGCCGGCATCGCGCTGGCGCTGCTGGCCGTGGCTATGCTTGCGGCGCGCTGGCTTGCGCAATGGATCGGCCGCTGGCTGAGGCAAATGCGCAACAGGCCGTCACCGGCCGCCCAGGCCTGA
- a CDS encoding MFS transporter, which yields MSLAAADSPADTTIDQPPARNLAAPHLFLWVVLPYAIYMGFTTNGGASYLLRQVGMPAEEVANAIALLGIPSSFYFLWSPLADIWMPRRFWHLAATCGSAASLAVGSVLLYRHVHAAVWLYFFGMAFCMLISSAYGGLISAMIEPGSRTRTAAWAQASNLGGGAVGPGLILFLALHWPVMAWATAAAFLMVLPGLSVLGLKEPPHRQSPSFVQHWRAVGRELRLTCLTPKNAFGLILLLAPPGAGALIGLLPAIATDYGVSGASVVWINGIGGGLLMAVGCLAGMWVPVKLDRRIAYALAGALNAVPAFFLALATPTPTVYMVGTVTYLFTIGFTSSVCMGLVLDVVGAVGHSGSLRYSILMSCSYVPIAYMSWIEGRAAHYWGFRSFPAAEAVSSLADLPLILLWLWWRRSSRRVAA from the coding sequence TTGAGCCTGGCTGCGGCCGATTCTCCTGCGGATACCACGATCGACCAGCCTCCTGCGCGGAATCTGGCTGCGCCCCACCTGTTTCTGTGGGTGGTGCTGCCGTATGCGATTTACATGGGGTTTACCACCAATGGAGGCGCCTCCTATCTGTTGCGGCAGGTGGGCATGCCGGCCGAAGAGGTCGCAAACGCAATTGCGCTGCTGGGGATACCGTCCTCGTTCTACTTCCTGTGGAGCCCGCTGGCCGATATCTGGATGCCGCGGCGCTTCTGGCATCTTGCTGCAACATGCGGCTCGGCGGCTTCGCTGGCGGTGGGCTCGGTGCTGCTCTACCGGCACGTGCATGCGGCAGTGTGGCTCTACTTCTTTGGGATGGCATTCTGCATGCTCATCTCGTCGGCGTATGGCGGCCTGATCTCGGCGATGATCGAGCCGGGGAGCCGCACGCGCACTGCCGCATGGGCGCAGGCGAGCAACCTGGGAGGCGGCGCGGTTGGGCCGGGGCTGATTCTGTTTCTGGCCTTGCATTGGCCAGTGATGGCGTGGGCCACTGCCGCCGCGTTCCTCATGGTGTTGCCGGGGCTTTCTGTTCTCGGATTGAAAGAACCTCCGCACCGTCAGAGCCCGTCCTTCGTGCAGCACTGGCGGGCTGTAGGACGTGAGCTGCGGCTGACGTGCCTGACACCGAAGAATGCGTTTGGGCTGATCCTGCTGCTGGCGCCTCCAGGCGCAGGTGCGCTGATTGGCCTCTTGCCAGCGATTGCGACCGATTACGGAGTGAGCGGAGCATCGGTGGTGTGGATCAATGGAATCGGCGGCGGCCTGCTGATGGCGGTCGGTTGCCTCGCGGGTATGTGGGTTCCGGTAAAGCTCGATCGGCGGATTGCCTATGCGCTGGCCGGGGCGCTGAACGCTGTTCCGGCATTTTTTCTCGCGCTGGCTACGCCGACCCCGACGGTCTACATGGTGGGAACCGTGACATATCTGTTCACTATCGGGTTTACATCGTCGGTGTGCATGGGGCTGGTGCTCGATGTGGTAGGCGCGGTGGGCCACAGCGGCAGCCTGCGCTATTCGATCCTGATGTCGTGCTCGTATGTGCCCATCGCATACATGTCGTGGATCGAAGGCCGCGCCGCACACTACTGGGGCTTCCGCTCCTTCCCGGCGGCCGAGGCAGTAAGTTCGCTCGCAGACCTGCCGCTGATTTTGCTCTGGCTGTGGTGGAGACGGAGTAGCCGGCGCGTGGCTGCGTGA
- a CDS encoding TonB-dependent receptor: MKRALPIRLLPVLFFFLFPLLLKAQDVASITGLVTDQTGAVIPNVQVTLHNPATGVSYVGVTNGGGSYTIKLVKPGPGYVIDFEASGFTKTEITGLYLNIDATRTQNAKLSVGSTQTVQVSGSNQDVTLNTTDATVGNNFQVQFLNDLPVQDRSSPSALFTQQPGVTLDGAVSGARVDQSNVTLDGLDVNDNETGNFGAIVANAPVDSVQEFRGVTAGDLSSAGEGGGGQFELATRSGSNKFHGALVEYHRDTDMEANEWFNNNSNVPRTALVRNQFGGNVGGPILKDKLFFFFDYDGRRDAKTTAVEQTVPLDSFRNGTLTYVNANGTNSSLTSAQVAALDPQKIGFNQPLLNLFSSRYPHANDLSGNYGDLLNTAGYRFNSPDPVKEDNYVGRVDWNINEKMKLSLIGHATQQNSVESNIQFPGDPETHPFLDKSYSYAIQHSWTLNENMINMAEFGYTYENYNFPDTYNPTGTTQFSNFGGNGSGGNIITAPYSSASNAQGRTFPIPMVKDDFNWQKGKHGLAFGGSFKWESPDNHVILDYSSPSIGLGGANFTGLNSSLRPSNITSGDYLANYDSAFALALAPYSVSAATYNYDNSLNPLPLGSSSLRDYRYYETELYFGDTWKVTPSLTLSYGLRWQNYSVPYERNGLESVSQITGLSAKDATFNNYFGDRIAQSAAGESGDTTVPFINYVLGGKANHGPSPYHNDLKNFAPRFAFAYNPSWDRKTVFSGGAGVIYDHTVVNAILYQQTQYSYIFQASNTDLLGPASDPVGNLQTDPRFNGLTTASAPAAPAAPSVTVPYSPYVSGGAGIGLANGQFNETIDPSFKTPYSIQYNFGWQHEFPQGYILKTTYVGRLGRRLMAQADASQLIDFPDKTSGQEYSAAFAALSKQLRAGVNPTAVIAEPWFENVVTPGVGVAHGYASNTAFLAEALQTYATRGDFADFTQALASAALLPANVGMDSQFAENTMYTNKGFSSYNALQTTLHKNLSYGLQFDLNYTFSHSIDNVSVTANTPAIGGAGFICDALRPRECRGNSDFDVTNYLSGNFIYDLPFGHGKDFGTAMPRWLDEIVGGWKVSGLPSWHTGKAYFAAANAFVAGYANDAPAILTGNINDMKAHVNGGKGGAVYAYDNPLKADADYEGPLGFSIGGRNNLRGPGFFNMDAGLGKTFHLYNNMNFNLRGDAFNVFNHPNFSTPSTDITNSSTQFGTISSTVEASGADQAARVLQISGRIEF, from the coding sequence GTGAAGCGCGCTCTTCCGATTCGTCTTCTGCCTGTATTGTTCTTTTTCCTTTTCCCCCTGCTGCTTAAAGCTCAGGATGTGGCCTCCATTACCGGTTTGGTGACGGACCAGACCGGGGCGGTGATTCCGAATGTGCAGGTGACGCTGCACAACCCGGCTACGGGTGTTTCGTACGTGGGTGTGACAAACGGCGGTGGCTCGTACACCATCAAGCTGGTGAAGCCTGGTCCGGGCTATGTGATCGATTTCGAGGCATCCGGCTTTACGAAGACGGAGATTACCGGCCTTTATCTGAATATTGACGCAACGCGTACACAGAACGCGAAGCTGAGCGTGGGCTCCACGCAGACCGTGCAGGTTTCGGGCAGCAATCAGGACGTGACCCTGAATACGACCGATGCCACGGTGGGCAACAACTTCCAGGTGCAGTTCCTGAACGATCTTCCGGTGCAGGACCGCAGCAGTCCGTCTGCGTTGTTTACGCAGCAGCCGGGTGTGACGTTGGATGGCGCGGTTTCGGGTGCACGAGTCGACCAGAGCAATGTGACCCTCGATGGACTCGATGTGAATGACAACGAGACCGGCAATTTCGGCGCGATCGTGGCCAATGCCCCGGTGGACTCGGTGCAGGAGTTCCGTGGCGTGACTGCGGGCGACCTCTCGAGCGCGGGTGAAGGCGGCGGCGGCCAGTTCGAGCTGGCGACGCGCAGCGGAAGCAACAAGTTCCATGGAGCGCTGGTGGAATACCACCGCGACACGGACATGGAAGCCAATGAATGGTTCAACAATAATTCCAATGTTCCCCGCACGGCTCTGGTACGTAACCAGTTCGGTGGGAACGTGGGTGGCCCGATCCTCAAGGACAAGCTCTTCTTCTTCTTCGATTACGATGGTCGCCGCGACGCGAAGACGACAGCGGTTGAGCAGACGGTGCCGCTGGACTCATTCCGCAATGGCACTTTGACATACGTCAATGCGAATGGAACGAATTCTTCGCTGACGTCGGCGCAGGTGGCTGCGCTCGATCCGCAGAAAATCGGCTTCAACCAGCCGCTGCTGAACCTTTTCTCTAGCCGTTACCCGCATGCCAACGATCTCAGCGGTAATTACGGCGATCTGCTCAACACGGCGGGTTATCGCTTCAATTCGCCCGATCCGGTGAAGGAAGATAACTATGTTGGCCGTGTGGACTGGAATATCAACGAGAAGATGAAGCTTTCGCTGATCGGTCATGCGACGCAGCAAAACAGCGTCGAGAGTAACATTCAGTTCCCAGGCGATCCAGAAACCCACCCGTTCCTCGATAAGAGCTACTCGTATGCCATTCAGCACAGCTGGACGCTGAACGAAAACATGATCAATATGGCCGAGTTCGGCTATACCTACGAGAACTACAACTTCCCCGATACCTACAATCCGACTGGTACCACGCAGTTCTCCAACTTCGGCGGCAACGGCAGCGGCGGCAACATCATTACTGCTCCATACAGCAGCGCCAGCAATGCTCAGGGGCGTACTTTCCCCATTCCGATGGTGAAGGATGACTTCAACTGGCAGAAGGGCAAGCATGGCCTGGCCTTCGGCGGCAGCTTCAAGTGGGAGAGCCCGGACAACCACGTCATCCTCGATTACAGCTCACCGTCGATCGGCCTGGGTGGCGCCAACTTCACCGGCTTGAATTCTTCGCTGCGTCCTTCCAACATCACGTCGGGCGACTACCTTGCAAATTATGACAGCGCTTTTGCCCTGGCCCTTGCACCGTACAGCGTCAGTGCTGCGACCTATAACTATGACAACTCGTTGAACCCACTGCCGCTGGGCTCCTCTTCGCTGCGCGATTACCGTTACTACGAAACCGAGCTCTATTTCGGTGACACCTGGAAGGTGACGCCTTCGCTGACTCTCTCCTATGGTCTGCGCTGGCAGAACTACTCCGTGCCCTACGAGCGCAACGGTCTGGAATCAGTTAGCCAGATTACCGGTCTGTCAGCCAAAGATGCGACCTTTAACAACTACTTTGGCGACCGTATTGCACAGAGCGCTGCGGGTGAATCGGGTGATACTACTGTTCCGTTTATCAACTATGTGCTGGGCGGTAAGGCCAACCATGGTCCCAGTCCCTACCATAACGACCTGAAGAACTTCGCTCCGCGTTTTGCGTTCGCTTACAACCCTAGCTGGGATCGCAAGACGGTCTTCAGCGGCGGCGCCGGCGTGATCTACGATCACACCGTTGTGAATGCGATCCTTTACCAGCAGACGCAGTATTCCTACATCTTCCAGGCGTCGAACACTGATCTACTTGGGCCGGCCTCCGATCCGGTCGGCAACCTTCAAACCGATCCCCGCTTCAATGGCCTGACCACGGCGTCGGCACCCGCAGCTCCTGCAGCTCCGAGCGTCACAGTGCCATATTCGCCATATGTCTCTGGTGGAGCTGGCATTGGTCTTGCCAACGGACAGTTCAACGAAACGATCGATCCTTCGTTCAAGACTCCGTATTCGATTCAGTACAACTTCGGTTGGCAGCATGAGTTCCCGCAGGGCTACATCCTGAAGACCACCTATGTCGGCCGCCTTGGCCGCCGCCTGATGGCGCAGGCCGATGCCTCGCAGCTGATCGACTTTCCAGATAAGACCTCGGGACAGGAGTACAGCGCCGCATTTGCCGCTCTGTCGAAACAGCTGCGTGCCGGCGTCAATCCCACTGCCGTTATCGCTGAGCCGTGGTTTGAAAATGTCGTGACACCGGGAGTTGGCGTGGCCCATGGATATGCCAGCAACACGGCCTTTCTCGCCGAAGCCCTGCAAACCTACGCGACCCGCGGCGACTTCGCGGATTTCACGCAGGCGCTGGCTTCTGCCGCACTCCTGCCTGCCAATGTAGGCATGGATAGCCAGTTTGCCGAGAACACCATGTATACCAACAAGGGTTTCTCATCCTACAACGCGCTCCAGACCACACTGCATAAGAACCTGAGCTACGGCCTGCAGTTCGACCTGAACTATACCTTCTCGCACTCGATCGACAACGTCTCGGTGACGGCGAATACGCCGGCCATCGGGGGCGCCGGCTTCATCTGCGACGCGCTGCGTCCGCGTGAATGCCGTGGCAACTCAGACTTCGACGTGACGAATTACCTGAGTGGCAACTTCATCTACGACCTGCCCTTTGGCCATGGCAAAGACTTTGGCACTGCCATGCCTCGCTGGTTGGACGAGATCGTAGGCGGCTGGAAGGTCAGCGGTCTTCCCTCGTGGCATACAGGTAAGGCTTACTTCGCCGCAGCGAATGCCTTTGTAGCTGGCTATGCCAATGATGCTCCAGCGATTCTGACTGGCAACATTAACGACATGAAGGCCCATGTGAACGGCGGTAAAGGCGGTGCGGTGTACGCCTATGACAATCCGTTGAAGGCGGATGCGGATTATGAGGGCCCGCTAGGCTTTAGTATCGGCGGCCGTAACAACCTGCGTGGACCGGGCTTCTTCAACATGGATGCGGGTCTGGGTAAGACCTTCCACCTGTACAACAATATGAACTTTAATCTCCGTGGCGACGCGTTCAACGTCTTCAACCATCCGAACTTCAGCACGCCGAGCACGGATATCACCAACAGTTCGACGCAGTTCGGAACCATCAGCAGCACGGTGGAGGCCTCAGGCGCAGATCAGGCTGCTCGTGTCCTTCAGATCTCGGGACGTATCGAGTTCTAA
- a CDS encoding TetR/AcrR family transcriptional regulator, giving the protein MASHSSAEPQWAENGNVSPAGPATPCEAQERVDPRVRRTRQLLREAVEALLHTQPFDAISVQQIAEQAGVNRATFYAHYLDREALVEDLVRSRFEGFLAERQVTFDGTCPGALRMVILAVCDFLRQMSPGCREQQRHFDPFMQTVVQTEVEKVLRIGIDRGAFALGGPPKLVAAALSWAIYGAATSALRAQGEAGELEDRLVDEIYTLLLPLLIPGLTAANIEASHSA; this is encoded by the coding sequence ATGGCCAGCCATTCGAGTGCAGAGCCGCAGTGGGCGGAGAATGGAAACGTTTCGCCTGCGGGCCCGGCAACTCCATGTGAAGCGCAGGAGCGGGTGGACCCCCGTGTACGCCGCACACGGCAGCTATTGCGAGAGGCCGTGGAGGCACTCCTCCACACGCAGCCGTTCGATGCCATCTCCGTGCAGCAGATTGCTGAGCAGGCCGGTGTGAACCGGGCTACCTTTTATGCGCACTACCTGGACCGCGAGGCCTTAGTCGAGGACCTGGTGCGCAGCCGCTTCGAAGGGTTTCTGGCCGAACGGCAGGTGACCTTCGACGGAACCTGTCCTGGAGCGCTGCGGATGGTGATTCTGGCTGTGTGTGACTTCCTGCGGCAGATGAGCCCGGGGTGTCGCGAGCAGCAGCGGCACTTTGATCCCTTTATGCAGACGGTGGTGCAGACCGAGGTCGAGAAGGTGCTGCGGATCGGCATCGATCGGGGCGCCTTTGCGCTGGGTGGACCGCCGAAGCTGGTTGCCGCCGCGCTCAGCTGGGCCATTTACGGAGCTGCCACCTCGGCACTCCGAGCGCAGGGCGAGGCTGGAGAGCTGGAAGACCGGCTGGTGGACGAAATCTATACCTTACTCTTGCCGTTATTAATCCCGGGCTTAACAGCTGCGAACATCGAAGCCAGCCATTCTGCATAG
- a CDS encoding YceI family protein produces the protein MKLFARNLVLAASLLTATAAFAQSSWKIDAAHSQAEFTIRHMGISNVHGRFSNINGTVVLDEKDLSKSSVNATVDTTTVDTGVAQRDGHLKSPDFFDVAKFPTMTFVSKSVERDGDDYKVNGDLTLHGVTKPVVLHLDAPEKEITGMDGKPHRGFSATTTIHRQDFGLVWNGTLKSGDSVLGDDVKISLDIEAAKQ, from the coding sequence ATGAAGCTCTTCGCCCGTAATCTTGTCCTCGCAGCCTCGCTGCTCACCGCTACCGCCGCCTTCGCCCAGTCTTCCTGGAAGATCGACGCTGCCCACTCGCAGGCCGAGTTCACCATCCGCCACATGGGCATCTCGAATGTCCATGGCCGCTTTTCGAACATCAACGGCACCGTCGTTCTCGATGAGAAGGATCTCTCCAAGTCCAGCGTAAACGCCACCGTCGACACCACCACCGTGGACACCGGCGTGGCTCAGCGCGATGGCCACCTCAAGAGCCCCGACTTCTTCGACGTGGCCAAGTTCCCCACGATGACCTTTGTATCGAAGTCTGTGGAGCGTGACGGCGACGACTACAAGGTGAACGGCGACCTTACGCTGCACGGCGTTACCAAGCCTGTTGTCCTGCACCTCGACGCTCCCGAGAAGGAAATCACCGGCATGGACGGCAAGCCCCATCGCGGTTTCAGCGCCACCACCACCATTCATCGCCAGGACTTCGGCCTGGTCTGGAATGGCACCCTCAAGTCCGGCGACTCGGTGCTCGGCGACGATGTGAAGATCTCGCTCGATATCGAAGCCGCGAAGCAGTAA
- the larB gene encoding nickel pincer cofactor biosynthesis protein LarB — protein MKREVLAELLEAVKSGGVSTSDALEQLARLPYEDAGMAKIDHHRTLRLGLPEVIYAEGKTPEQVAEIFRRMADRGGAVLATRAGAEAWNAVKAQVQDAEYHALARVIGLRERHAATLHLGPIAVVCAGTSDLPVAEEAAVVAEYLGVKVSRIVDVGVAGLHRILSQREALAEARAVIVCAGMEGALPSVVGGLVAAPVIAVPTSVGYGAAFGGLAALLGMLNSCSPNVTVVNIDNGFGAAYVAAMMLRAGAKSA, from the coding sequence ATGAAGCGTGAGGTTCTTGCTGAGCTGCTCGAGGCAGTGAAGAGCGGTGGCGTTTCTACGTCCGATGCGCTCGAGCAACTGGCACGGTTGCCCTATGAGGATGCCGGGATGGCGAAGATCGACCATCACCGTACCTTGCGATTGGGGTTGCCTGAGGTGATCTACGCCGAGGGCAAGACGCCGGAGCAGGTAGCAGAGATTTTCAGGCGTATGGCAGATCGGGGCGGAGCTGTGCTGGCTACGCGAGCTGGCGCTGAAGCCTGGAATGCCGTCAAAGCGCAGGTGCAGGATGCGGAATATCACGCGCTGGCGCGGGTGATCGGCCTCCGGGAGCGTCATGCCGCCACACTGCATCTGGGGCCGATTGCCGTTGTGTGCGCGGGAACGTCGGACCTGCCGGTGGCCGAAGAGGCTGCGGTAGTGGCAGAATATCTTGGCGTCAAGGTGTCGCGGATCGTGGACGTCGGCGTAGCTGGTTTGCACCGCATTCTTTCGCAACGCGAAGCGCTGGCCGAGGCTCGCGCCGTCATCGTGTGCGCCGGTATGGAGGGCGCACTGCCTTCTGTGGTGGGAGGGTTGGTTGCAGCCCCGGTGATTGCGGTGCCCACCTCTGTGGGCTATGGTGCAGCCTTCGGCGGCCTTGCCGCGCTGCTGGGGATGCTGAATTCCTGCTCGCCGAATGTAACGGTAGTGAATATCGATAACGGCTTCGGAGCCGCCTACGTGGCGGCGATGATGCTGCGGGCCGGGGCAAAATCGGCGTAA
- the larC gene encoding nickel pincer cofactor biosynthesis protein LarC yields the protein MKVGYLECFAGISGDMLLGALVDAGVSEDLLAETARGLGIGAELRRKKVDRSGVMATKIDVLESGAVAEAAHSHSHEHQHSHDHGHAHSHDHSHSHSHDHTHEHAHVHGRTWKEIRTLIGAARLPEDARELALRTFALLAAAEAKIHGMDVEDVHFHEVGAVDTITDIVCGAVGLCSLGIEQWYASEVNVGRGFVACAHGTFPVPAPATAELLKGIPTYAEGPKKELVTPTGAALLQALGCRFGEAPRFIASTIGYGAGTQNPERFPNVLRLSVGSSSAVLSATSAEKREQVAVLECAIDDASPQVIAHTLEMALEQGALDTMAIPVTMKKSRLGTLLTVLARPEDAERLETLLFRETTTLGVRHRIEERTVLMRSFTVVETRFGQVRVKLGSDAGELRNAMPEYEDCRRLAREHAVPLKTVMDAALEAWQAGLRLSHEAATA from the coding sequence ATGAAGGTTGGATATCTGGAGTGCTTTGCAGGCATCAGCGGCGATATGCTGCTGGGCGCACTGGTCGATGCCGGGGTTTCTGAGGATTTGCTTGCGGAGACGGCGCGAGGGCTGGGCATCGGCGCAGAATTGCGGCGGAAGAAGGTGGATCGCAGCGGCGTCATGGCAACGAAGATCGATGTGCTCGAGAGCGGAGCTGTTGCGGAAGCGGCTCACTCCCACAGCCATGAGCATCAGCACAGCCACGATCACGGCCATGCGCATAGCCATGACCATAGCCACAGTCATTCTCACGATCACACTCATGAGCATGCGCACGTGCATGGGCGCACGTGGAAAGAGATACGGACATTGATTGGCGCGGCGCGTTTGCCTGAAGATGCCCGTGAGCTGGCGTTGCGGACCTTTGCGCTGCTGGCTGCGGCCGAGGCGAAGATTCATGGCATGGATGTCGAGGATGTGCACTTTCACGAGGTGGGCGCCGTCGACACGATTACCGATATTGTCTGCGGTGCGGTTGGTCTGTGCTCCCTGGGAATTGAGCAGTGGTATGCCTCGGAGGTGAATGTGGGGCGCGGTTTTGTGGCATGCGCACATGGAACCTTCCCTGTACCGGCGCCGGCGACGGCGGAGCTGCTGAAAGGCATTCCGACATACGCGGAGGGGCCGAAGAAGGAGCTGGTGACACCGACAGGCGCGGCGCTGCTGCAGGCCCTCGGCTGCCGGTTTGGCGAAGCTCCGCGATTTATAGCTTCGACCATCGGCTACGGAGCAGGAACACAGAATCCGGAGCGCTTCCCCAATGTGCTGCGGCTGTCTGTCGGTTCGAGCTCAGCTGTATTGAGCGCGACGAGCGCGGAAAAGCGCGAACAGGTTGCGGTGCTCGAATGCGCGATCGATGACGCCAGCCCACAGGTCATTGCGCACACGCTCGAAATGGCGCTCGAGCAGGGAGCTCTCGACACCATGGCGATACCGGTGACGATGAAGAAAAGCCGGTTGGGCACACTGTTAACGGTACTGGCGCGTCCCGAGGATGCGGAGCGGCTTGAAACGCTGCTCTTTCGTGAGACCACCACGCTGGGCGTGCGGCACAGAATAGAGGAGCGCACGGTACTCATGCGCAGCTTTACCGTGGTCGAGACGCGTTTCGGGCAGGTACGGGTGAAGCTAGGCAGCGATGCGGGCGAGCTGCGCAATGCTATGCCGGAGTATGAGGATTGCCGCCGCCTGGCACGTGAGCATGCGGTTCCGTTGAAGACGGTGATGGACGCGGCGCTCGAAGCCTGGCAGGCCGGATTACGGCTGTCGCACGAGGCGGCGACGGCATGA
- the larE gene encoding ATP-dependent sacrificial sulfur transferase LarE translates to MDGRQTMENQLSRLQERLDAAIRRAGRVIVAYSGGIDSAYLAFAAYRLLGEGMLAVIADSPSLARSHYREALEFAATHGIPLKTVETGEMEREAYAINDANRCFHCKDELFTVLERERVSRGFDTVAYGLNVDDKKDFRPGQQAAEAHHVVAPLAEARLTKADVRALAQAAGLAIWDKPASACLSSRIEYGRRVTPENLRMVEDAEEGLRALGMRQFRVRHHGTMARVEIAEEELATGLTRERLKQISTAVRAAGFQYVAVDCDGYRSGAMNEILPVEALLRTR, encoded by the coding sequence ATGGACGGTAGACAGACGATGGAGAACCAGCTGAGCAGGCTGCAGGAGCGGCTGGATGCGGCCATTCGCCGCGCTGGCCGGGTGATCGTAGCGTATTCCGGCGGGATTGACTCGGCCTACCTGGCATTTGCAGCTTATCGACTGCTGGGCGAAGGGATGCTGGCGGTGATCGCGGATTCTCCGTCTCTGGCGCGCAGCCATTACCGCGAAGCGCTTGAATTTGCCGCTACGCACGGCATTCCGCTGAAGACCGTAGAGACCGGGGAGATGGAGCGCGAGGCTTACGCGATCAACGACGCAAATCGCTGCTTCCATTGCAAGGATGAGCTGTTCACGGTGCTTGAGCGGGAACGGGTGTCGCGGGGCTTCGACACGGTGGCCTACGGATTGAATGTGGACGACAAAAAGGATTTCAGGCCCGGGCAGCAGGCAGCCGAAGCGCATCATGTTGTGGCTCCTCTGGCGGAGGCCAGACTTACGAAAGCCGATGTGCGTGCCCTGGCGCAGGCTGCAGGGCTGGCGATCTGGGATAAGCCGGCGTCGGCATGCTTGTCGTCGCGGATCGAGTATGGACGGCGGGTGACGCCGGAGAATCTGCGGATGGTCGAGGACGCGGAAGAGGGATTACGGGCACTGGGGATGCGGCAATTTCGGGTGCGGCACCACGGCACCATGGCGCGGGTAGAAATTGCGGAAGAAGAGCTGGCGACGGGGCTGACTCGCGAACGGCTGAAACAGATTTCGACTGCGGTGCGCGCAGCCGGTTTTCAGTACGTAGCCGTGGACTGCGACGGATACCGTTCCGGCGCCATGAACGAGATTCTCCCCGTGGAAGCCTTGCTGCGCACGAGGTAG